In one Acetobacter sp. genomic region, the following are encoded:
- a CDS encoding M16 family metallopeptidase, which translates to MTDPIQQTRLPSGLTVVTERMDRVETVSFGAYVATGTRNERPEENGVSHFLEHMAFKGTTTRSAARIAEEIENVGGHINAYTAREQTAYYVKLLKEDLPLGVDIIGDILTHSTFLPEEVERERGVILQEIGQANDTPDDIIFDHFQETAFSGQPMGMPTLGPEGLIREMSRETLMSYMRTHYTTQNIVVAAAGNLHHDDVVERVSRHFADLPTGAVPDRMPGRYTGGEFRLGKDLDQAHILLGFPSVRYGDPDYHAALLLSTLLGGGMSSRLFQEIREKRGLVYSVYSFTTPFLDGGLFGIYAGTGGEEARELIPVTLAELQKVQHSVGMDELSRARAQLKSSLLMSLESTGSRCEQIARQLQIFGRLIPIAETVAKIDSVTPADICRVAGKIFSSAPTLASIGPIDGVMTLDTLQGRLAA; encoded by the coding sequence ATGACCGACCCCATTCAGCAGACACGCCTTCCCTCCGGCCTGACGGTCGTCACAGAACGCATGGACCGCGTCGAAACCGTGTCATTCGGCGCTTATGTCGCCACCGGCACGCGCAATGAGCGCCCCGAAGAGAACGGTGTTTCCCACTTTCTCGAACATATGGCGTTCAAGGGGACGACGACCCGCTCGGCGGCCCGGATTGCCGAAGAGATCGAGAATGTCGGCGGCCACATCAACGCCTACACGGCCCGCGAGCAGACGGCCTATTACGTCAAGCTGCTCAAGGAAGACCTGCCGCTGGGTGTGGACATCATCGGCGATATCCTGACGCATTCGACCTTCCTGCCCGAGGAAGTCGAGCGTGAGCGTGGCGTGATTCTTCAGGAAATCGGTCAGGCCAACGACACGCCAGATGACATCATCTTCGATCATTTTCAGGAAACGGCGTTCAGCGGCCAACCGATGGGCATGCCGACGCTTGGTCCGGAAGGGCTGATCCGCGAGATGAGCCGCGAGACTCTGATGTCCTACATGCGGACGCATTACACGACGCAGAACATCGTCGTCGCGGCGGCGGGTAATCTGCATCATGACGATGTGGTCGAGCGGGTCAGCCGTCACTTCGCCGACCTGCCGACGGGCGCTGTGCCGGATCGCATGCCCGGTCGCTATACAGGCGGTGAGTTCCGTCTGGGCAAGGATCTGGATCAGGCGCACATCCTGCTGGGCTTCCCGAGCGTCCGCTATGGTGATCCGGACTATCACGCCGCCCTGCTGCTCTCGACCCTGCTGGGCGGCGGCATGTCGTCACGTCTGTTTCAGGAAATCCGTGAAAAGCGCGGGCTGGTCTATTCGGTCTACTCCTTCACCACGCCGTTCCTTGATGGCGGTCTGTTCGGCATCTACGCCGGGACCGGCGGTGAAGAAGCGCGTGAACTGATTCCGGTCACGCTGGCCGAACTCCAGAAGGTGCAGCATTCGGTCGGCATGGACGAGCTCTCCCGCGCCCGGGCGCAGCTCAAATCCTCGCTGCTCATGTCGCTGGAAAGCACCGGCAGCCGTTGCGAGCAGATCGCCCGTCAGCTTCAGATTTTCGGTCGTCTGATTCCGATTGCCGAAACGGTCGCCAAAATCGACAGCGTGACACCGGCGGATATCTGCCGGGTGGCTGGGAAGATTTTCAGCAGTGCGCCGACACTGGCGTCCATCGGACCGATTGATGGCGTGATGACGCTCGACACCCTGCAAGGACGGCTGGCAGCATGA
- a CDS encoding TldD/PmbA family protein, which translates to MTASSPGLLPLDLACELAGLARKKGADTADAICVGSTSLGVSVRNGVTDELERSETTDLGLRVFVGRRSAIVSTSTLDRSGFDTLVDQALAMAHVLPEDGYAGLPEGIPLIGRLTENSLDLVDASEPTAEELLARARASEEAAHAIAGVTNSAGASATWGRSLVALASSAGVAGYYERTRNSVSMSALAGQGTGMQRDWDFHSTVYLSDLEDPALIGANAGHNAVARLNPTQPRTGTLPVVYAPRVSNGLLGHLTGAINGGAVARGTSFLKEKMGQRIFAPGVRVVDDPHRKRGLRSKPFDGEGVACAPLELIADGVLQHWLLDCRSARQLGLTTNGRASRGTSSPPSPGVSNLYFAPGTVSPAELMADIAEGVYVTEMMGSSINGLTGDYSRGASGFMIRNGQLAEPIAEFTVAGNLLDMFGRLQLADDLSFRFGSDAPTIRIDGMSVAGN; encoded by the coding sequence ATGACCGCTTCATCACCCGGTCTGCTCCCCCTCGACCTCGCCTGCGAGCTGGCCGGTCTTGCCCGGAAGAAAGGCGCGGACACGGCGGATGCGATCTGTGTTGGCAGCACGTCGCTCGGTGTCAGCGTCAGAAATGGCGTAACGGACGAACTGGAGCGTTCGGAGACGACCGACCTCGGCCTGCGGGTTTTTGTCGGCAGGCGTTCGGCCATTGTCTCGACCTCCACTCTGGACAGGAGCGGTTTCGACACGCTGGTCGATCAGGCGCTGGCAATGGCGCATGTCCTGCCGGAAGATGGATATGCCGGGCTGCCGGAAGGTATTCCGCTGATCGGTCGCCTGACCGAAAACAGTCTCGACCTCGTGGATGCCAGCGAGCCCACGGCTGAAGAGCTTCTGGCCCGCGCGCGCGCCAGCGAAGAAGCCGCCCATGCCATTGCAGGCGTGACGAATTCAGCCGGAGCCAGCGCCACGTGGGGCCGCAGTCTTGTCGCGCTGGCTAGCTCGGCGGGTGTTGCGGGCTATTACGAACGCACCCGGAATTCCGTCTCCATGAGCGCTCTGGCCGGTCAGGGAACGGGGATGCAGCGGGACTGGGATTTTCATTCCACGGTCTATCTGTCCGATCTGGAAGACCCCGCGCTGATCGGCGCGAATGCCGGTCACAACGCGGTGGCGCGTCTCAATCCGACCCAGCCCCGCACGGGCACTCTGCCGGTGGTCTACGCTCCGCGCGTGTCCAACGGGCTGCTCGGCCATCTGACAGGGGCGATCAACGGCGGAGCTGTAGCGCGCGGGACCTCGTTCCTGAAAGAGAAGATGGGGCAGAGGATTTTCGCACCCGGCGTCCGGGTGGTGGATGATCCGCACAGAAAGCGTGGTCTGCGTTCCAAGCCCTTCGACGGCGAAGGCGTGGCGTGTGCGCCTCTGGAGCTCATTGCGGACGGTGTGTTGCAGCACTGGCTGCTCGATTGTCGGAGCGCGCGCCAGCTTGGCCTGACCACCAACGGACGGGCGAGCCGGGGCACATCGTCCCCTCCCTCTCCCGGTGTTTCCAACCTGTATTTCGCACCGGGAACGGTGTCGCCGGCTGAGTTGATGGCCGACATTGCCGAGGGTGTTTATGTCACCGAGATGATGGGTTCATCGATCAACGGTCTGACCGGTGATTACAGCCGTGGCGCCTCCGGTTTCATGATCCGCAATGGTCAACTGGCTGAGCCGATTGCGGAATTCACAGTTGCCGGCAATCTTCTGGACATGTTTGGGCGTCTACAACTGGCGGACGATCTGTCATTCCGTTTCGGCTCTGACGCGCCGACGATCCGCATTGACGGCATGAGCGTGGCCGGGAACTGA
- a CDS encoding Tim44 domain-containing protein has protein sequence MKTRPVLTTAVVLALSLASFAGIADARPGNGGSMGSRGSRTWSAPAPTRTSPYGAAPMERSIAPQQAPSYGNNTYGAPAYNNGGMMRPPSRHPFLTGFAGGLLGAGLFGLMSGHGLMGGAHGFFGFIGLLIQIMLGVFLVRWLFGLFMRRQNGGASAGNGGFTPAGNAGRPSPGTQRTIQIGPQDYQAFQQLLLNVQAAWTQQNIPALQGMATPEMVSYFNQELAGLASRGERNVVSDVRFLQGDLSEAWSENGYDYATVALRYSLIDMTTDMMGRVVSGSSADPVTVTELWTFVRPASGGGWLLSAIQQAR, from the coding sequence ATGAAGACTCGCCCCGTTCTGACGACAGCGGTGGTTCTTGCGCTTTCTCTTGCGTCGTTCGCAGGCATTGCGGATGCACGACCGGGCAATGGCGGTTCAATGGGTAGCCGTGGCAGCCGGACATGGTCCGCACCGGCCCCCACCCGGACCTCGCCCTATGGTGCGGCGCCGATGGAGCGTTCCATTGCGCCCCAGCAGGCTCCTTCCTATGGAAACAACACTTACGGTGCGCCAGCCTACAATAACGGCGGCATGATGCGGCCACCTTCTCGGCATCCGTTTCTGACGGGCTTCGCCGGTGGCCTGCTCGGGGCGGGGCTGTTTGGTCTGATGTCGGGCCATGGCCTGATGGGTGGGGCTCATGGATTTTTCGGGTTTATCGGCCTGCTGATCCAGATCATGCTGGGCGTCTTCCTCGTACGCTGGCTGTTCGGTCTCTTCATGCGCAGGCAGAATGGCGGCGCGTCCGCTGGCAATGGCGGATTTACGCCCGCAGGTAACGCTGGACGTCCCTCTCCGGGCACTCAGCGCACCATCCAGATCGGTCCGCAGGATTATCAGGCGTTTCAGCAGCTTCTGCTGAACGTACAGGCAGCATGGACGCAACAGAACATCCCCGCCCTGCAAGGGATGGCGACACCGGAAATGGTCAGCTATTTCAATCAGGAACTGGCCGGTCTGGCGAGCCGTGGTGAGCGGAATGTCGTGTCGGATGTCCGTTTTCTTCAGGGTGATCTGTCCGAAGCCTGGTCGGAAAACGGCTATGATTACGCCACGGTTGCCCTGCGCTACAGTCTGATCGACATGACGACCGACATGATGGGACGTGTTGTCAGCGGCAGTTCCGCCGATCCTGTGACGGTGACGGAACTGTGGACCTTCGTACGTCCGGCATCAGGCGGGGGCTGGCTGCTCTCGGCCATCCAGCAGGCGCGTTGA